One genomic segment of Chitinophaga sancti includes these proteins:
- a CDS encoding monovalent cation:proton antiporter-2 (CPA2) family protein, giving the protein MIYLAAAVVFIPIAKKLGLGSVLGYLLAGVVIGPSLMGFIGSEGQDLMHFAEFGVVMMLFLIGIELEPALLWNLRAPILGLGGLQVLITTAAVAGLAMLLGQPLNAALALGMILSLSSTAIVLQSLKEKGQLSSAAGQSAFSVLLFQDIAVIPMLAVFPLLAGTSSPEGSHSESSLRDNLPAWGQTLVVLGAVVVIVVAGRYLLRPLLRIIAATRVRELFTAFSLLLVVAISVLMSLVGLSPALGAFLGGVVLANSEYRHELESDIEPFKGLLLGLFFMAVGASIDFKLILSMPWVILGLVIGLMALKSLILLTLGKVFKVKIEQNLLFAIALSQVGEFAFILLSFSNQNNILPQATVSILTAVVAISMALTPLLLLAYERLIQPRFSVQPANTREADEIQEKHPIIIAGFGRFGNIVGRFLRVNGVKATILDLDSDRVDALHNLGVKVYYGDAARRDMLESAGAAEAKVIIVAMDTVEQTLEVVRVVRKHFPHLQMLVKAENIPDTFELMDLGVLHIYRETLDTSLRMGADALQMLGIRAYHAYRNAGTFRKQDEKAMKGLSAIRDDKKLYINTVKERIEELEKLMSGERTTRFNPSGLGWDEQSLIDEARQDE; this is encoded by the coding sequence ATGATCTATCTCGCGGCGGCAGTGGTGTTTATACCCATTGCCAAAAAGCTGGGCCTGGGCTCTGTACTGGGTTATCTACTGGCAGGGGTAGTGATTGGACCTTCCCTCATGGGGTTTATTGGGAGTGAAGGGCAGGATCTTATGCACTTCGCAGAGTTTGGGGTGGTAATGATGCTGTTCCTGATCGGGATAGAGTTAGAACCTGCGTTGCTATGGAACCTGCGGGCGCCGATATTGGGGCTGGGGGGATTGCAGGTGTTGATTACTACGGCAGCGGTAGCGGGTTTAGCCATGCTACTGGGGCAACCACTCAATGCTGCACTGGCATTGGGCATGATCTTATCGCTTTCTTCCACAGCTATTGTGCTGCAAAGTCTCAAGGAGAAAGGGCAGTTGTCTTCTGCTGCTGGTCAAAGTGCATTTTCAGTATTACTGTTCCAGGATATCGCAGTTATTCCTATGCTGGCGGTTTTTCCATTGCTGGCGGGGACCTCATCACCGGAAGGCAGCCATAGCGAGTCATCATTAAGAGATAATTTACCAGCATGGGGGCAAACGCTGGTGGTACTGGGAGCTGTGGTCGTGATTGTGGTAGCAGGGCGATACCTGTTAAGACCCTTGTTGCGCATTATTGCTGCGACAAGGGTGAGAGAGTTGTTCACAGCGTTTTCTTTATTGCTGGTAGTGGCGATATCAGTGCTCATGTCGCTGGTGGGATTGAGTCCGGCACTGGGTGCCTTCTTAGGGGGCGTAGTACTGGCGAACAGTGAGTATCGCCATGAACTGGAAAGTGATATTGAGCCATTCAAGGGGTTGCTGCTAGGACTGTTTTTTATGGCCGTAGGCGCGTCTATCGACTTCAAACTGATACTGAGTATGCCCTGGGTGATTTTAGGGCTTGTAATAGGCTTAATGGCACTAAAGTCACTGATACTGTTAACGTTAGGTAAGGTCTTCAAGGTCAAAATTGAGCAAAATCTGTTATTTGCCATCGCTTTATCGCAGGTTGGAGAGTTTGCCTTTATATTGTTGTCATTTTCGAACCAGAATAATATACTGCCGCAGGCCACTGTGAGTATCCTTACGGCGGTGGTTGCGATCAGCATGGCGCTGACACCGTTGTTGCTACTGGCTTATGAAAGGTTAATACAACCCCGGTTCAGTGTACAACCTGCGAACACACGGGAGGCTGATGAGATACAGGAAAAACATCCGATCATCATTGCCGGCTTTGGCCGTTTTGGCAATATAGTAGGGCGTTTCCTCAGGGTAAATGGAGTGAAAGCTACCATCCTCGACCTGGATTCTGACAGGGTAGATGCCCTGCACAACCTGGGTGTGAAGGTATATTATGGCGATGCTGCCCGCAGAGACATGCTGGAATCAGCAGGAGCGGCAGAGGCCAAAGTGATCATTGTAGCGATGGATACAGTAGAGCAGACATTGGAAGTAGTACGGGTAGTGAGAAAACACTTCCCTCACCTGCAAATGTTGGTGAAAGCAGAGAACATACCCGATACTTTTGAGCTGATGGACCTCGGTGTACTACACATCTACAGGGAAACCCTGGATACTTCCCTGCGTATGGGAGCAGATGCCCTGCAGATGCTGGGTATCAGGGCATATCATGCATATAGGAATGCAGGCACCTTTCGTAAGCAGGATGAAAAAGCCATGAAAGGGCTATCCGCTATACGCGATGATAAAAAGTTGTATATCAATACTGTGAAGGAACGTATTGAGGAGTTGGAGAAACTGATGTCCGGTGAAAGAACGACCAGATTTAATCCGTCTGGTTTGGGATGGGATGAGCAGTCACTGATAGATGAAGCAAGGCAGGACGAGTAA